From Pseudorasbora parva isolate DD20220531a chromosome 14, ASM2467924v1, whole genome shotgun sequence:
ATCGTGGGCGACGGTGCGTGTGGGAAAACTTGCCTCCTCATCGTGTTCAGTAAGGATCAGTTCCCCGAGGTCTACGTGCCGACCGTCTTCGAGAACTATGTGGCCGACATTGAGGTGGACAGCAAGCAGGTGAGAGATCAAgccatctttatttctatcgctcttctccagcggcgattgtgtcagagcagcttcagtgttaaacaggacaatactgcagcagaattagatttggctgtacagtcgttctggagtaaacagtgatgtcatcagcttatcagtattatagtttatagaattaaataagtaaGGAATAATTGACGATGGGCCgttgaattattaaaaaaataatgcacaccgAGGTGGTGCTGCGGTCACGACGCGAAGcgttattaaaataaataaattgataaTCAAAATGGTAATTAAAATCCGGAtctgatttgtgtgtgtgtgtgtgtgtgtgtgtgtgtgtgtgtgtgtgtgttccaggtGGAGCTGGCACTGTGGGATACGGCCGGACAGGAAGATTATGACCGGCTGCGGCCGCTCTCCTACCCTGATACAGACGTCATCCTCATGTGCTTCTCCGTCGACAGCCCGGACAGcctgggtgagtgtgtgtgtgtgtgtgagtgtgtgtgtgtgtgtgtgtgagagagtgagtgtgtgggtATCGTGCTTCTCCTTGGACAGCCTGGGTGAGCCTCTCCACGCGTCTGCAGTCGGCAGAAGGTCAGATAGCATGTCAACTTTGACCTTTCTGGTCCTCAGAGAACATCCCTGAGAAATGGACTCCCGAGGTCAAGCATTTCTGCCCCAACGTTCCCATAATCCTGGTGGGCAACAAGAAGGACCTGCGGAACGACGAGCACACGCGCCGCGAGCTCTTCAAGATGAAGCAGGTGTGGCTCTGCTCTCACTATATAATATATCTCAGATATAACCTTCAATTCAATTATATGATGAAGTTTTGTTTCAGATGCGCGAGGAAAACACAACGCTTTAAAATCTCAGCAGGCcatcaaaaataaacatgttcgTCTGTCAGAGCGGCGTTTACTAACCCTGACATAAAGAAAGCTATTTCTGTGTCTGAATGCATAGCATCAATGTCATTAATCAGATTTCATGAGCTATAACGCGAGCTATAATGAGCTATAATGAGCTATAACATAAGCTATAACGTAAGCTATAATATGAGCTATAACATGAGCTATAACGCGAGCTATAATGAGCTATAACGCGAGCTATAACATGAGCTATAACATAAGCTATAACGCGAGGTATAACATGAGCTATAACGCGAGCTATAAAAAGCTATAACGCGAGGTATAACGAGCTGTAACGTGAGCTATAACGCGAGGTATAACGAGCTATAACGCGAGGTATAACATGAGCTATAACACAAGCTATAACGCGAGGTATAAAGAGCTATAACGCAAGCTATAACGCGAGGTATAACATGAGCTATAATGCAAGCTATAATGAGCTATAACGCAAGTTGTAACGCGAGCTATAACGAGCTATAATGTGAGGTATAACACGAGCTATAACGCGAGGTGTAACAAGCTATAATGCGAGGTATAACAAAATTATATGATGAAGTTTTGTTTCAGATGCGCGAGGAAAACACAACGCTTTAAAATCTCAGCAGGCcatcaaaaataaacatgttcgTCTGTCAGAGCGGCGTTTACTAACCCTGACATAAAGAAAGCTATTTCTGTGTCTGAATGCATAGCATCAATGTCATTAATCAGATTTCATGAGCTATAACGTAAGCTATAACAATAAGCTATAACGTAAGCTATAACAATAAGCTATAACGTAAGCTATAACGAGCTATAACGCAAGCTATAACGTAAGCTATAACAATAAGCTATAACGTAAGCTATAACGAGCTATAACGCAAGCTATAACGTAAGCTATAACAATAAGCTATAACGCAAGCTATAACGAGCTATAATGCAAGCTATAACATGAGCTATAACGCAAGCTATAACATGAGCTATAATGAGCTATGACGCAAGCTATAACATGAGCTATAACGCAAGCTATAATGAGCTATAACGCAAGCTATAACATGAGCTATAATGAGCTATAACGCAAGATATAACATGAGCTATGACGCGAGCTATAACATGAGCTATAAAGTGAGCTATAAGATGAGCTATAACATGAGCTATAGCATGAGCTATAAAGTGAGCTATAACATGAGCTATAAAGTGAGCTATAACATGAGCTATAAAGTGAGCTATAACGCAAGCTATAACATGAGCTATAAAGTGAGCTATAACGCAAGCTATAACATGAGCTATAAAGTGAGCTATAACGCAAGCTATAACATGAGCTATAACGTGAGCTATAACATGAGCTATAAAGTGAGCTATAACATGAGCTATAACATGAGCTATAACATGAGCTATAAAGTGAGCTATAACGCGAGCTATAACGCGAGCTATAACGTGAGCTATAACGTGAGCTATAACGTGAGCTATAACGTGAGCTATAACGTGAGCTATAACGTGAGCTATAACATGAGCTATAACGTGAGATATAACGCAAGCTATAACGCAAGCTATAACGCGAGCTATAACATGAGCTATAACGCAAGCTATAACATGAGCTATAATGCGAGCTATAACGCAAGCTATAACATGAGCTATAACATGAGCTGTAATGAACTATAACCCAAGCTATAACATGAGCTATAACATGAGCTATAATGCAAGCTATAACATGAGCTTTAACATGAGCTATAACGAGCTATAACGCAAGCTATAACATGAGCTATAACGAGCTATAACGCAAGCTATAACATGAGCTAGAATGAGCTATAACGCAAGCTATAACATGAGCTATAACGAGCTATAACGCAAGCTATAACGAGCTATAACACAAGCTATGACATGAGCTATAACGCAAGTTATAACGTAAGCTATAACATGAGCTTTAACGCAAGCTATAACATAAGCTATAACGTAAGCTATAATATGAGCTATAACGAGCTATAACGCAAGCTATAACGAGCTATAATGAGCTATAACGCAAGCTATAACAAGCTATAACGTAAGCTATAATATGAGCTATAACGCAAGCTATAACGAGCTATAATGAGCTATAACGCAAGGTATAACATGAGCTATAACGCGAGCTATAATGAGCTATAACGCGAGCTATAACATGAGCTATAACATAAGCTATAACGCGAGGTATAACATGAGCTATAACGCGAGCTATAAAAAGCTATAACGCGAGGTATAACGAGCTGTAACGTGAGCTATAACGCGAGGTATAACGAGCTATAACGCGAGGTATAACATGAGCTATAACACAAGCTATAACGCGAGGTATAAAGAGCTATAACGCAAGCTATAACGCGAGGTATAACATGAGCTATAATGCAAGCTATAATGAGCTATAACGCAAGTTGTAACGCGAGCTATAACGAGCTATAATGTGAGGTATAACACGAGCTATAACGCGAGGTGTAACAAGCTATAATGCGAGGTATAACAAAATTATATGATGAAGTTTTGTTTCAGATGCGCGAGGAAAACACAACGCTTTAAAATCTCAGCAGGCcatcaaaaataaacatgttcgTCTGTCAGAGCGGCGTTTACTAACCCTGACATAAAGAAAGCTATTTCTGTGTCTGAATGCATAGCATCAATGTCATTAATCAGATTTCATGAGCTATAACGCAAGCTATAACGTAAGCTATAACGTAAGCTATAACGTAAGCTATAACGCAAGCTATAACGTAAGCTATAACGCAAGCTATAACGCAAGCTATAACGCAAGCTATAACGTAAGCTATAACGCAAGCTATAACGTAAGCTATAACAATAAGCTATAACGCAAGCTATAACCAGCTATAACGCAAGCTATAACATGAGCTATAACGCAAGCTATAACATGAGCTATAATGAGCTATAACGCAAGCTATAACATGAGCTATAATGAGCTATAACGCAAGCTATAACATGAGCTATAACATGAGCTATGACGCGAGCTATAACGAGCTATAAAGTCAGCTATCACATGAGCTATAACATGAGCTATAACATGAGCTATAACATGAGCTATAAAGTGAGCTATAACATGAGCTGTAACGCAAGCTATAAAGAGTTATAACGCGAGCTATTACGAGCTATAATGTGAGGTATAACACGAGCTATAACGCGAGGTATAACGAGCTATAATATGAGCTATAACGCGAGGTATAACATGAGCTGTAACTCGAGCTATAACATGAGCTATAACGAGCTATAACGCGAGGTATAACATGAGCTATAACGCGAGGTATAACGAGCTATAATGCGAGGTATAACATGAGCTATAACGCAAGCTATAACATGAGCTATAAAGAGCTATAACGCGAGCTATAATGTGAGGTATAACGCGAGCTATAACGAGCTATAATGTGAGGTATAACATGAGCTATAACGCAAGCTATAACATGAGCTATAAAGAGCTATAACGCGAGCTATAAAGAGCTATAACGCGAGCTATAACGAGCTATAATGTGAGGTAAAACATGAGCTATAACGAGCTATAATGTGAGGTATTACATGAGCTATAACGCAAGCTATAACGAGTTATAACGCGAGGTATAACATGAGCTATAAAGTGAGCTATAACGAGCTATAATGTGAGGTATAACGAGCTCTAACGTGAGGTGTTACGAGCTATAACATGAGCTATAACATGAGCTATAACATGAGCTATAACATGAGCTTTCCACAACTTTCCtgaactctgacctttcccctaatcgctatggcaacgtagaacacgccggtatcgaacttccggtttacgtgagtctgtactgttatcagctaaacgcttggttgtattatgaggattcaggagtagacttttacaacaacgcttcaggcaaaatgatcacatgtcccagatggtcgcatggatctgactatcttacaagaacttactaatatctgtagcactaagcgTTTTACCTGAGTTATGCGGCGCACACATTTTGCCACTGCTATAACGTGCTGTAACGCGAGCTATTACATGAGCTGTAACGCGAGCTATAACGCGAGCTATAACATGAGCTATAACATGAGCTGTaactagggatgggtatcgttaagattttaacggtattactactcttaccgatactgcttatcggtccggtactttaacggtattcttatcggtactttttgagatttatatatatatatatatatatacatacatacatacacacacacacaattaacgaaaatacacattatataggcctacacagtgCTTACATTacaggaagaattctagtaaaattacactgcatagtttatcataaatagccaaaataatgcgtattaaagctgaagttattaattcaagagctgtgagtgattttctctttgcatttggttgtttaaatCGTAGTAATTCAtcggcatgtttatttacaacactgcctctttaagacagatgtgcagctctataggcgactgataataggcagatacACTACACTTTCTCccgactatatccataataactacgcccattttagacacaaactaaaACTCTTCAActgttgtgtttaagagactctccaagccggtcattttgacatagatgtttgtgtgatcgtttagacgcgagtgtgaaaccgaaagtgtaatttgctcgtatCGTTGCGGGCTGTTTCGGAGAgcgcgcgccgacttgggaacaGCCTCTTGCggacatttttgtgcttttaatcgctctttttattattaaacgcatcccacaatttaccaaaagtattttacaacaatcagtgatcgtgctgattctgtcattgcgtttgagttttatggagaaatgacagcgtaggctactgctgcaaagggaattacATAAGTTGCGCtagatataaatattattattttaatctttggaagccaaaatctaaaataaaatcagactatcacagatctaaagtgtaaccaggctatgtttgactgtttagttctgtcctctgtcgtctctctctctctctctctctctctctctctctctctctctctctctctctctctctctctctctctctctctctctctctcgtcacgtgtattttcaaaagtaccgacagaagaaccgataacgtccgagcttatcgatacaacggtctttcaaaattcacccccggggcccgtttaataccggttttcggtacccatccctagctGTAACGCGAGCTATAACATGAGCTATAACATGAGCTGTAACGCGAGCTATAACATGAGCTATAACATGAGCTATAACATGAGCTGTAACGCAAGCTATAACATGAGCTATAACATGAGCTGTAACGCGAGCTATAACATGAGCTATAACATGAGCTATAACATGAGCTGTAACGCGAGCTATAACATGAGCTATAACATGAGCTATAACATGAGCTGTAACGCGAGCTATAACATGAGCTATAACATGAGCTATAACATGAGCTGTAACGCGAGCTATAACATGAGCTATAACATGAGCTGTAACGCGAGCTATAACATGAGCTATAACATGAGCTATAA
This genomic window contains:
- the LOC137039834 gene encoding rho-related GTP-binding protein RhoA-B — translated: MAAIRKKLVIVGDGACGKTCLLIVFSKDQFPEVYVPTVFENYVADIEVDSKQVELALWDTAGQEDYDRLRPLSYPDTDVILMCFSVDSPDSLENIPEKWTPEVKHFCPNVPIILVGNKKDLRNDEHTRRELFKMKQEPVKPEEGRDMANRICAFGYMECSAKSKEGVREVFEMATRAALQARKGKKSNKCLLL